The sequence CGAGGTTAGTGGCTAATACCGTGTTTCAGTGTGAAATTTCAGGTTTACTTCAGAAAAACTTAGGCATCATTGTGCTCGCGTGACTGCACCTGGCTTTGTAAACAACGCACGTTTGAGGCAACATGGAGAAGCTTTTCATTACAACATCCCTGAAAACAATTAAACATGTCAGGGGTGGAGGAGAGAAAAATGCCATCAGCATTGTTCCTGAGTTGGCTTTGCTGTAGGTTTGGACAAACATGACGGATATTTTTAAACCAACCCCGATAATGGAGAGATACTGTGCAGACTAGAACTGACAGCATTTCCTCTTTTCGTCTAGAGACATTATggcattttgttttcttcttaaaTAACAGTAAGAGTGATCTTTGTACCACAATGGAGTCACTTCAGGAGGCCCAGATATCTGTAGGTTTATAATTAACATGTGACAGACCGGTTCAGTTGGTGTTTCACTGTCCTTGGACATTGCTATAGTGCCTGACTAAAATAAACTAATGTATACAccgagcaggcataacattatgaccacctgcttaatattgtcttggtccgccctgacccgtcatgcactgtgtattctcacAGCTTTCTAtcggaaccagcattaacttcttcagcagttgttggatcggaccacacgggcccttgtcaaactccttccgcttacccatttttcctgcttcttacacatcaactttgaggacaaaatgttcacttgctgcctaatatatcccacctactaacaggtgccatgatgaggagatgatcagtgttattcacttcacctgtcagtgctcagaatgttatgccagatcatgtatgtctttattaacattatttatcaATAAACACTATTTATTCAGAGGAAAACCCACACATACATGTGtaaaaaaactgaaacacaacacagacagtaACTTAAGCTCATGATTGAACCAtggatcctggagctgtgaggcagcaacccCACACACTTTGCCACCATGTCCCATATTAAGTCATACAAAAATTGGCAGGAGTTTAAGTTCTATATCACTAGTGATCATCATTGGATATTCATAACATCGTGTTTCTTTCCCTCAGTACTCTAGAGCCTCCATCTCAAAAGGACCGCAGCAACAAGATGGAACTTTCTACGAATTTCGCACCTATTTCATCCAACCACACCTGAACGCAGCCTTTCACAAGCTGACCAGCGAGAAGATCCATTTGCGCACTGCACATTCTGAGCTTGTGGGCTATTGGAGCGTGGAGTATGGAGGCCTCAATCAGGTCTTCCACATCTGGAAGTATGGTGAGAGCAATTTCAGCATGATGAGTGTGAGTTTTGCTATTCTCAGTACTTCCCACCACTTCTACATGCACCATCAGTATATTGCTGAAGATCCCTTGTGGTATTAAATAGGAGTCTTTCTGAAGGTTTTATGATCTATTCTTCTGTTCAGAATGGTGCCCCAGGCAATGTGGTCCTCCTCTCAGTTCAAAAACAAAATTTGGACCTATTATGAAGTCATCTTCCGTGCCTCATGGGTGTAGAAACCAAGCGGCAGACCATTAACATTTACCATTGAAAGAAGATTGAAtttaaaagtgattttttttcattgccTTAGGCACAAAGTCACATTTAGAgactttttcatttctttttctatatAATTGCTGGTAAGAAACGAGTTTTGGGCCTGCATCATACGGGGTTCTTCTTGTAAGCACCCTTTTAACCCCCAAAATGTGTCGCATTATGGAATCGCCGTCATGTACAAACACTGATGGTAAATTGCAAGTGCATCATTTGGGACAGGggacattttaaaaaacagtGAAATCTTAAGGCCTAGCATTTGACTGAATTAGAACTACTATTGTCCTATGGGAAGATAACTATCTTAATTCTCTTAAAGGCAGTCGCTGCCAAAGAAAACCATCCCGACAACTTGATGCTActaccaccatgtttcactgtatggATGGAGTTCTCATGGTGCTGAGAAACTATGAAAGTCAAACTTTTTTAATGATCTCGCATATATCCTAGACAGCTTCGCTCAGCGGGCAGCGGTGCGGGCAGCGCTGGCACAGGATCCCAACTGGATGGAGCAGTACATCTCTAAAGCCATGCCCATGCTGAGCTCCCAGGATAATGAAGTCACATATTTGGTGCCTTGGAGCAACATCCAGAAGCCACCTAAAGAAGGAGGCAAGAATATCATTTCAGTATTTTCAGCTTTTTTATGCTGGCAATATATCATACGTTTGGATTATATTTGTAAGGTAAAATACCAAACTCTGGCTGTATTTAGAAATAGCTGATCTATTTTAACAGCAATTTAGCTGaagctgtttgttttaaaaCTCAAAATCCAAACCGAATCCCTCATTTGGTTTCTGAATGGAAAggcaaataaatgtttttctgattgtttttgGATGTTGATGGTTCACAAAGTGTGCTGACCATTGACTATTTGTTGTTAGAGCTGTCCTACactatgtaaaatgtttttatatatttgagacaggcagacagacagacagttagaatGTGTTGATGTCTAGTCAGTGAAACAGAGCTTTTCATGATTCTGAATGGATGGGATTAAGGTTAAACATGTAAACATCCGGCTTATCAGTGGAGGAATGTATGTTTGCACGGTGATCGGTCACGAGAATGGAGTCAGCAACCTCGTGTACTATTGACACGGAAAAACAGGCAAATTGTAACAGACAGTATTTTcagtatgtttttattattcaaaAATATTGTGAAAATCCTCCTACTCCAAGCACTCTGCATACTGACTGACTTATAGTTTGAGTTTGTTTCAGACATCAGTAAATAAAGTGCTGTTTGGTTTTCCTCAGGTGTGTATGAGCTGGTGTCGTTCCAGATGAAACCAGGAGGTCCAGCTGTGTGGGGTGAGAGCTTTCAGGGGGCAGTGTGCACCCATGCAGCGCCAGGTTATGCTCACCCCGTGGGGGTTTTCCACTCCGAGTTCGGACTGCTCAatagatgtgagtgtgatgcAGCAGTGTTTAAAACTTAAGGCAAGATTCAGCCCATGAAGGCTTGTTAGGCATCACATTGTAGCTTAAAGTCTTATAGTTACTTCTATTGTTAtattagttattagttattatCTTTTTCATATTATCGTTTTCTGTAGTtacttctattctattctatatacTTCTATGTTAACTTTTGTCTTCTTGGCTATTTGAAAATATCTGTTTTAAATGAGCAGTTTGTAATATTAGAGCCCTACAGTATGTTGCATACAAGGCAAACTACAAATGCAATGAAAACTTGTTTGTAGGAATGATGgcaaagctgagctgcattGATTCAgttgggggcggagcttatttCTAGTCTGGAAACATGAACAGTATCTTAGAATTAAATAACTAGCCGTATCACAATATATCTTTTCAATGATACAAATATAATTCaatctaaaaaaaacatttaaacaccACAAACTGCTTTTTAAAACTGCAGATAGATTTTCAGATATTCTTTAGCAATAATGTATTTAAGGAAATAAAGATGTTTCTTGCTGTAAGATATTGTCTTTATGTGTACCGCAGTGCATGTACTCTGGTGGCACGAGAGCGCAGATCATCGGGCGGCAGTAAGACACAAAGCCCACAGTGACGCTAGGGTTGTGTCCGCAGGTAACATCTATGTCCACATCATGTCCTTTCCTACTACCTGTCCTAACATGTAAAAGCAAATCAGATTAACTCTTCACATGGGACTATGGTGCTGTCACTAATTCCATGTCACTACTCGTTAAGTGATATAAAGCTTTCACACAAATGCCTTAAGCCTGGATTTTGATGTATACTTATGTAGAgactttcatatatttttagcaaaataaattttttatgtgttttctCAACAGTGCGGCAGAGTGTATCCTACTTGGAGTCCCAAAGAAACAAGCTGTTGTTTCCCTGTTCCTATTCACCTCTTAAATGAAAACTTAAAACTTACCTAATACTGCTAGTGATCAACCTTTGCCATCCATTGATTGAATGAGTGCTGAGTATAGAGCTGCACAGCTCTTTGCTTATTTGGCAGGCATGTGCTGGAGTTCTACAGTTAAGTTTCTGTCTTATTAGTATGTGCATGAGATTGCACATTGGTTTCTGAGTCTCTTACTTTTTTCTTGATCCATTGCATTCAGCATTTTATTCAACACTTCTCATTTTCAGCAGTAGTCTTGGTCTATGTGTCCTGTGAAAAACCTTTACCTGATGACATTTAACATTTCTGTTGCATAGTTCTGAAAACCATATATATTTCTGAACTGAAATAtgtttttagttacatttatctCAAGCAGGATTTGGGTTCACTTCAAAAATGCATATGAAGAACTTTGCATTTACAGCTGGTAACAAATTGACAAGGCACTAAACTAGCCTTAAAATGATGTCACTCGTGATCGTCACTGACGAAAATCGAGGTTTGTAGACATTTTAGGCAGACTATTACCGCTGATTCATAGACCTGCTTCTTACACATGATCTTTGCCTAGGCAAGattaaaaagtaaacatttccaagtcatttttgtgtaatatatttatgaCTTCTTTAAGCTGAGATCTTCAAGGCGGAAAACCGCCATTCTGTCCAAAACATGATCTTTTGTTTTCCAGATTTTTCAGCCATAGTAACATCTGATGACATCTGTTTTTCTCAGACAACCGCATATACTGGTAGAATGTtacttaaaaaaacattaatcttTCAGCTTAAGTAGTTACATGGTAGTCTTGTCACATTGAGCAACACCAGACATGACCATAATGTTCCTAGTCATTTCTTACATGTAGCAATGGTCTAATGCACTTAATTaaatcaatgtgtgtgtgtataatgctcaaaataaaaatctaattctTGCAGCATAAAATATACTGGCTTTTTGGTGTGATTTGCATTTTACTGTAAACTTTAAAGGTGGCTATTACAGCATGGTAGCTTCAATACTTTAAATAATTCAGTATTCATATTCGTTGTCCTGTCCTGGTTTGCTGTCCATCTAGATGTTATCTAGAAAACCCACATTTGTATGCAATTTCAAGATTTTCTTAATACTAAAGAAGCTTGTTTGTATAAGTCTTtcataaatataacaaattcTCCAGTTTTCTGCAAGGAAAACAGCAGTCACTTAAACTTGATGTTGAAATATTATCAGTAtattacagttgtgttgtttgttcCCTGGTGGTCTAGCAGTTCTCTCTGCCATGGCCTGGGTTCGACTCCTTGGCAGGAAAGTGATCCAACCACAGGATTTGCACAAGTCATTGCACTTTCAGTGCTGGTCTTACTCATTTTTTTCCTGAGGTCAGATAAAATGGGAAGAAATGTGTCCGGAAAGGCAATTAAAagctgtgccaaatcaaatatgtggatgAATAATCTGATATGTGACCCATAACAGTAACAGCTGAAAGATGAAAAttacaaatgtgttgtgtgttttgataTAGAAATACACCTAAAGGCATAACGTcatgacctaatattgtgttggtcccccatttgctgccaaaacagccctgacctgtagaggcatggactccactagatccctgaaggtgtgctgtggtatctggcaccatgatgtttgcagcagatcctttaagtcttgtaagttgcatggggcctccatggatgggacttgtttgtccagcacatcccacagatgcttgattggattaagatctggggaatttggaggccaagtcaacacatcaaacacgttgtgctcatcaaaccattcctgaactatttttgctttgtggcagcagaacattgcccataGCATGCCACTGCCTCCGAAGTTTTTCATTAGCTCCTCCTTTTAAAATACTGATTTGGATAAAGCAGTGCATTGACTAAGTCAGTATGACAACAGATATTTAAAtaagatattaaaataatatttctttGCCTTCTTTATTCCAAACACATGCACTACAGAGACAAGCCTTATTAAACGTTTAGGAATATTTCAGCCAATAATGAAAATACAATGTTATATGATGTAGCTTTgtcattttattgtgtattgtacagaGTAACAGATGTTCCACAGCCATTTTTCAATAAGTCTGAAATGTAAACAGGTATTAAATAAAGACTGTTGCCATGATGAAATGATTTTTAGTTGAACTAGAAAAAGTGGaggtaaaacaaaacaaaaaaaaacacatttgatgtttttttctgtggaaAATCCAGTGCAATAAGATTAGtaaattttaaaatgaacacatACAGTAAAGTGCTAGGAGTGAAAAGATGGGACACTTTAGCCATCCTTTCTCTTAGACCAATAAGAAGCTCTCTTCCACAATACTGATGGATCACTGGGTAGTGTATGTTTATACTTGATCCATAACACTGACTTCTGTTGGGTATACCAGAAAGATCAGATGTCCGATGATTAGTTTGGCTTTAAAGGCCACGCGCCCGTTCAAAACCTCTTTCAATGAAATGTCCTTCAGTCTGCTGAGCTCTTGTTTTTGCTGAGGTATACATTATATTCTGTGACTGTGAAACTGCCTCTCCTAAACAAATCGCTCTGCTTTAATTAAAAACGTACAAAAGCAGCACTTTACAGTATTTTTCGCACTTAACGTTAAACCCTTTGCTTCTCTCAGATCACAGGATTGAAAGCCACCGTGAAGCAATG comes from Hemibagrus wyckioides isolate EC202008001 linkage group LG14, SWU_Hwy_1.0, whole genome shotgun sequence and encodes:
- the nipsnap3a gene encoding protein NipSnap homolog 3A, with the translated sequence MFKLRNALRRATSQVDSLIFCKTGREYSRASISKGPQQQDGTFYEFRTYFIQPHLNAAFHKLTSEKIHLRTAHSELVGYWSVEYGGLNQVFHIWKYDSFAQRAAVRAALAQDPNWMEQYISKAMPMLSSQDNEVTYLVPWSNIQKPPKEGGVYELVSFQMKPGGPAVWGESFQGAVCTHAAPGYAHPVGVFHSEFGLLNRLHVLWWHESADHRAAVRHKAHSDARVVSAVRQSVSYLESQRNKLLFPCSYSPLK